The genomic DNA AACGACGCCATAAATTAGTTTTTCTCTAAAGCTTCGGCTAAAGGCTAGGCCAAACGTCGTTTCCCTGTAAAGATCTGAACCATACGATTCAAAATTGATCGTGCCATTTCCAAAAGAACTCGGGTAAGTAAAATTGAATGCCGTGGTGCCAAGATCTTTCAGGTTAAAAGGTGCTGAATAATAAGCCTGCGCATATGGGTTACCGATCTGCCATAGTCCAGCCGGATTATAATACATGGCGTCGCCGGTATTGGCGACCGCAACAAAGGTTCCACCCATACCCAACGGCCGCGCGCCCTTTTTGGTGTCAAATGAAGCAAATACGGTTCGGCTTAAAAACAACAGAATTACGATTGCTTGAATAATTTTTCTGTAACGCATGAAACAAGAAATGATAAGATTTTTAGGAAGGTTTTCTAAAAAAAGTAATCATTTTCAGCCCAATAATCAAGAAATCCCGCCGCTTTTTGCGCAATGTTTTTGTTGAATAAGTATATAAATTTTGCTATCCTTGCTTATTATTATTACCATTATTTTTCTTCTTGAATCCTCTACCTGCATGGTAAGTTTGCCCACGGATTCCTACAGCAAATGTAACTAGAAAGCGGAATTTAGATATACATGCCGGGATTACAATTTTCTACAGCCCTTATCACCGGCGCTTCATCAGGAATTGGAGAAGCGATAGCGCGTGAATTGGCAAAACAAAATGTCGCATTGGTTTTAGTTGCCCGTTCCGGTGACAAATTGGAATCGCTTGCGGCAGAACTCAGCGCAGGTGGCTTAGAAGTGATTCCTATCGCACAGGATCTCCTGGCCGGCAACGCGGATGAGGTGTTATGGAATGAGCTGCAGAGAAGAAATATCAAAATAGATATGCTGATTAATAATGCAGGATTCGGCGGTTATGGGTTCTTTCATGATTCCCCAATTGAGAAACAGATCGAGATGATCGACTTGAACATCAAAGCTTTGGTTAAATTAACCTATCGGTTTTTGCCTCCAATGATTTCCAATAATCACGGGGCTATCATGAATGTGTCCTCCACTGCGAGTTTTCAGCCTGTTCCATTCATGGCCGCCTATGCGGCAACTAAAGCATTCGTGACCAATTTTACTGTAGCGCTTTCTTCAGAATATCAAGATACACATGTTCGATTTATCGCATTATGTCCCGGAAGAACAAAAACCAATTTTCAGGTTGCCGCCGGATCGCAGAAAGTGCGCATTCGCTCTCGTGCAGCCACGCCGCAACAGGTTGCGCGCGTAGCGGTAAAAGCGCTGCGTCGGAATAACAATATTGCGATCGAAGGCTTTATGAATCATGCTATGATACACTTACAGCGGTTTTTCCCGCGTTGGTTTATTATTAAGATTGCTCATAAAATATTCAAACCGAAAAATATTCATCATTAAAATTCATTTTTTGAAAGTAAGGAATCTCCCATGTCCTGTATGTCATTACCTCTGCCAACCATAATTCAGGGCGGCATGGGCGTCGCAATATCCGATTGGCGGCTTGCGAAAACCGTATCACAACTAGGCCAACTGGGCGTCGTTTCGGGGACGGGCATCAGCTGCGTCCTCACCCGGCGTTTGATGGACGGCGATCTGGCCGGCAATTTGCGCCGGGCCATTGCTCATTTCTCAATCCCGGATGCGGTACAGGACATACTGGACCGTTACTTCATCCCCGGAGGAAAACCGCCGAATGCGTCTTACAAATCGACTCCCACGTCTACCGTTGCTTCATCGGGATTTGTCGACCGCCTCAATGTTATCGCAAACTATATTGAAGTGTTTCTTGCTAAAGAAAACCATAACGGCGTTGTCGGAATTAATTTACTTGAAAAGGTTCAGATGCCAACGCTGGCTTCGCTTTACGGCGCGATGTTATCTGGAGTGGACTATGTATTGATGGGAGCGGGTATCCCGACACAGATTGCGGCTATACTTGATAAACTTTCAACCCACCAGCCGGTAAGCTATCGCCTCGATGTGCAAGGCGCCGCACCGGAGGACGATGTGCGCGTACACTTCGATCCGGAAAAAACCTTCCCGGGTATTTCTAAGTTAGCGGGAAAGCTCAAACGCCCAAAGTTCCTGCCGATTATCTCTTCGTCTGTACTTGCTCAGGTCTTGCTTAAACGCAGTGAAGGCGCCGTTGACGGGTTTGTGATCGAAGCTTCGACC from bacterium includes the following:
- a CDS encoding SDR family oxidoreductase, with amino-acid sequence MPGLQFSTALITGASSGIGEAIARELAKQNVALVLVARSGDKLESLAAELSAGGLEVIPIAQDLLAGNADEVLWNELQRRNIKIDMLINNAGFGGYGFFHDSPIEKQIEMIDLNIKALVKLTYRFLPPMISNNHGAIMNVSSTASFQPVPFMAAYAATKAFVTNFTVALSSEYQDTHVRFIALCPGRTKTNFQVAAGSQKVRIRSRAATPQQVARVAVKALRRNNNIAIEGFMNHAMIHLQRFFPRWFIIKIAHKIFKPKNIHH
- a CDS encoding nitronate monooxygenase, with translation MSCMSLPLPTIIQGGMGVAISDWRLAKTVSQLGQLGVVSGTGISCVLTRRLMDGDLAGNLRRAIAHFSIPDAVQDILDRYFIPGGKPPNASYKSTPTSTVASSGFVDRLNVIANYIEVFLAKENHNGVVGINLLEKVQMPTLASLYGAMLSGVDYVLMGAGIPTQIAAILDKLSTHQPVSYRLDVQGAAPEDDVRVHFDPEKTFPGISKLAGKLKRPKFLPIISSSVLAQVLLKRSEGAVDGFVIEASTAGGHNAPPRGTMKLSREGEPVYGEKDTIGLDKIREFGLPFWLAGSYGHHAQLKKALEEGAAGIQVGTAFALCDESGMETELKKKALRQVLINQTRVFTNPIASPTGFPFKIAHVDGTISETNVYNA